Proteins encoded within one genomic window of Dasypus novemcinctus isolate mDasNov1 chromosome 17, mDasNov1.1.hap2, whole genome shotgun sequence:
- the LOC101423925 gene encoding phosphoglycerate kinase 1-like, translating to MSLSNKLTLDKLEVKGKRVIMRVDFNVPMKNNQITNNQRIKAAVPSIKFCLDNGAKSVVLMSHLGRPDGIPMPDKYSLGPVAIELKSLLGKEVLFLKDCVGPEVEKACANPAAVSVILLENLRFHVEEEGKGKDASGNKVKAEPAKIEAFWASLSKLGDVYVNDAFGTAHRAHSSMVGVNLTQKAGGFLMKKELNYFAKTLESPE from the coding sequence ATGTCTCTTTCCAACAAGCTGACTCTGGACAAGCTGGAGGTTAAGGGGAAGCGGGTCATTATGAGAGTGGACTTCAATGTTCCTATGAAGAACAACCAGATAACAAATAACCAGAGGATCAAAGCTGCTGTCCCAAGCATCAAATTCTGCTTGGACAATGGAGCCAAGTCAGTTGTTCTTATGAGCCACCTGGGCCGGCCTGATGGTATCCCCATGCCTGACAAGTATTCATTGGGGCCAGTTGCTATAGAACTCAAATCTCTGCTGGGCAAGGAAGTTCTGTTTTTGAAGGACTGTGTGGGCCCAGAAGTGGAGAAAGCCTGTGCTAACCCAGCTGCTGTTTCTGTGATCCTGCTGGAGAACCTCCGCTTTCATgtggaggaagaagggaagggaaaagatgcCTCTGGCAACAAGGTTAAAGCTGAGCCAGCCAAAATAGAAGCCTTCTGGGCCTCACTTTCCAAGCTAGGGGATGTCTATGTCAATGATGCTTTTGGCACTGCTCACCGAGCCCACAGCTCCATGGTGGGAGTGAATCTGACACAGAAAGCCGGTGGTTTCTTGATGAAGAAGGAGCTGAATTACTTTGCCAAGACTTTGGAGAGTCCAGAGTGA